The Acidobacteriota bacterium genome includes a window with the following:
- a CDS encoding polysaccharide deacetylase family protein → MKHFLLILLAILFVPLSNAQHIEAGGEARRTVALTFDDLPEVFSRDVATMRRNTTELLRTLKLHRAPAIGFVNEGKLHTPGEIDARIEVLKQWVDAGMTLGNHTFSHLRLLNTPLLAYEDDVIKGEVITRRLMNERQPYQLYFRHPYTSTGPNKEVKAAFETFLRERGYKVAPFTIENSDYTFNQIYSDARRSKDTALTERLRKTYLDYNDAQFEFFERLSSEMFGREISQILLIHANDINADCLDELLKRLEARGYRFVALDQAMEDKAYQTRDDYIGLHGPSWMHRWTGSLGLKMKLDQEPDPPKWVLDMFKR, encoded by the coding sequence ATGAAACACTTTTTGCTGATACTACTCGCAATCCTGTTTGTTCCTTTGTCGAACGCTCAACACATCGAGGCTGGTGGGGAGGCTCGCCGTACGGTCGCGCTCACTTTTGATGATCTGCCCGAGGTCTTCAGCCGCGACGTTGCGACGATGAGACGCAACACGACTGAGCTGCTGCGAACGCTCAAGCTTCACCGCGCTCCGGCCATCGGATTCGTCAACGAAGGCAAGCTGCACACACCGGGTGAGATCGACGCTCGCATCGAAGTGCTCAAGCAATGGGTCGACGCGGGAATGACGCTTGGCAATCACACGTTCTCCCATCTTCGACTGTTGAACACTCCACTGCTTGCGTATGAGGACGATGTTATCAAGGGCGAGGTCATCACTCGGCGGCTGATGAACGAGCGACAGCCCTATCAACTCTATTTTCGACACCCTTACACCAGCACCGGGCCGAACAAAGAAGTGAAGGCTGCGTTCGAGACCTTCCTGCGCGAACGCGGCTACAAGGTCGCGCCGTTCACCATCGAGAATTCGGACTACACCTTCAATCAGATTTACTCTGACGCCCGGCGCAGCAAGGACACGGCGTTGACGGAGCGGCTTCGCAAGACCTATCTGGACTACAACGACGCGCAGTTCGAGTTCTTCGAGCGGCTTTCAAGCGAGATGTTTGGGCGAGAGATCAGCCAGATCCTTTTGATTCATGCGAACGACATCAATGCCGATTGCCTCGACGAGTTGTTGAAGAGATTGGAGGCCCGCGGTTATCGCTTCGTCGCGCTGGATCAGGCGATGGAGGATAAGGCCTATCAGACGAGAGACGATTATATCGGTTTGCATGGACCGTCGTGGATGCACAGATGGACGGGGAGTCTTGGATTGAAGATGAAACTCGATCAGGAGCCCGATCCGCCGAAGTGGGTTTTGGATATGTTCAAGAGGTAG
- a CDS encoding alpha/beta hydrolase, whose translation MSFLTRSLAVLIVSFLCLSQSIAQRNSDVAHNPRHILSDVPRRVDTKARYLFYLHGKIVEQGRRPAHPQYGVYEYDQILDAFEQEGFVVISKQRNKDTGIEQYGKRVAGQVKQLLEAGVPPEHITVVGASQGSWMTMLASTYLENRKVNFVIIAACSAEDAFLDLVNLHGHVLSIYERSDLAGSCQKYRTDATGLGEYKEVELNTGLKHGFIYRPMKEWIEPTVAWAQRNTLNEN comes from the coding sequence ATGAGTTTCTTAACAAGATCGCTCGCTGTCTTAATAGTAAGTTTCTTGTGCTTGTCGCAAAGCATAGCGCAACGCAACTCCGATGTTGCTCACAATCCACGTCATATTTTGAGTGACGTGCCGCGGAGAGTTGATACAAAGGCGCGTTACTTGTTTTATCTACACGGAAAGATTGTCGAGCAAGGCAGGAGACCGGCGCATCCGCAATACGGCGTTTATGAGTATGACCAAATACTCGACGCCTTTGAGCAAGAAGGGTTCGTCGTTATTAGCAAGCAGCGCAACAAAGACACCGGTATTGAGCAATATGGCAAAAGAGTCGCCGGACAAGTCAAACAGTTGCTCGAAGCCGGAGTGCCGCCTGAACACATCACGGTTGTGGGCGCGTCTCAAGGTTCGTGGATGACGATGCTTGCCTCGACGTATCTTGAAAATCGTAAAGTTAATTTCGTTATTATTGCTGCTTGCTCTGCCGAAGACGCCTTTTTGGATTTGGTGAACCTGCACGGGCACGTGCTGTCCATTTACGAGCGCAGCGACCTTGCCGGTTCGTGTCAAAAGTATCGCACCGACGCGACAGGCTTGGGCGAATACAAAGAAGTCGAACTTAACACCGGCTTAAAGCACGGTTTTATCTACAGACCGATGAAGGAATGGATTGAACCGACAGTCGCGTGGGCGCAAAGGAATACGCTGAACGAAAACTGA
- a CDS encoding cytochrome c: MKRTTYILLVCVIAAAAFVLSSQVTSAGGPSGKEITFAKDVAPIFNKSCSECHRPGEAAPFSTLTFAGVRPWARAIREKVLLQSMPPWHADPHYGVWANDRRLTQPEIDTIVRWVDGGAKEGNPKDLPAAPQFPEGWSIGKPDLVIQMPEPFTLEASGPDEYQYFSVDPGFKEDVYVQRTEARPGNRKIVHHIIAFIQSPNANGRQRPNLSKEEIEKLRAKMEKDSPTYREGFLVRTKLDAPVFDDGCSAPNGGRLNRLDRGQDMENGQLLAGYAPGMNQAIWEPGTVKRIPAGSKIVFQLHYSKAAGSVQTDRSSVGLIFAKTAPKSLVRTYGISNNAFLIPPGADNHRVTSCWTANEDVHIINFMPHLHLRGKAVEYRAFYPDGRSEILLNVPRYDFSWQTVYYFKEPKALPKGTRIMVTGYFDNSTKNKYNPDAAKAVRYGEPTYDEMMIGWMDYTLDKQPVKPSMPAKN, from the coding sequence ATGAAACGCACAACTTACATTCTTCTTGTCTGTGTTATTGCAGCAGCGGCATTTGTCCTCTCATCACAAGTCACCAGCGCGGGAGGGCCATCGGGCAAGGAGATCACCTTCGCCAAGGACGTTGCGCCAATCTTCAACAAGAGCTGCTCTGAATGCCATCGTCCCGGTGAGGCCGCGCCCTTCTCGACCCTGACCTTCGCCGGCGTGCGTCCGTGGGCAAGAGCCATCCGTGAAAAGGTCTTGCTTCAGTCGATGCCACCCTGGCACGCCGATCCGCACTACGGCGTCTGGGCCAATGACCGGCGCCTGACCCAACCCGAGATCGACACGATCGTCCGATGGGTGGACGGCGGGGCAAAGGAAGGCAATCCGAAAGACCTGCCCGCTGCGCCCCAGTTCCCCGAAGGCTGGAGCATTGGAAAGCCTGACCTCGTCATCCAAATGCCCGAACCGTTCACCCTCGAAGCAAGCGGCCCGGATGAGTATCAGTATTTCTCAGTTGACCCGGGTTTCAAGGAAGACGTTTACGTTCAGAGAACCGAGGCCCGGCCAGGCAATCGCAAAATAGTTCACCACATCATCGCTTTCATCCAGTCTCCGAATGCGAACGGAAGACAGCGGCCCAATCTGAGCAAAGAAGAAATCGAGAAGCTGCGCGCGAAGATGGAAAAGGACTCGCCCACCTATCGCGAAGGCTTCCTGGTTCGCACGAAGCTGGATGCGCCGGTGTTTGATGACGGATGCTCCGCGCCAAACGGCGGAAGGCTCAATCGATTGGACCGGGGCCAGGACATGGAGAACGGCCAATTGCTCGCCGGCTATGCGCCGGGGATGAATCAAGCGATCTGGGAACCCGGCACCGTTAAGCGGATTCCAGCCGGTTCGAAGATAGTCTTCCAGTTGCACTACTCGAAGGCCGCCGGTTCCGTGCAGACGGATCGCTCGAGCGTCGGACTCATCTTTGCTAAGACTGCGCCAAAAAGCCTGGTGCGTACCTACGGCATTTCAAACAACGCCTTTCTGATCCCGCCGGGCGCCGACAATCATCGGGTCACCTCGTGCTGGACCGCTAACGAAGACGTCCACATCATCAACTTCATGCCGCACCTTCACCTTCGCGGCAAGGCTGTTGAATACCGGGCCTTCTATCCGGATGGCCGCAGCGAGATTCTGCTGAACGTGCCGAGGTACGATTTCTCGTGGCAGACAGTTTATTACTTCAAGGAGCCGAAGGCGCTCCCCAAAGGCACGCGCATCATGGTGACGGGGTACTTCGATAATTCGACGAAGAACAAATACAACCCTGATGCGGCGAAGGCGGTACGTTACGGAGAACCGACCTACGACGAGATGATGATCGGCTGGATGGATTACACATTGGACAAGCAGCCGGTGAAGCCTTCGATGCCAGCGAAGAACTGA
- a CDS encoding YdeI/OmpD-associated family protein, producing MNIKFFKSPGDFRNWLQKYHASTQELWVGYYKKGSGHPSITWPESFDQALCFGWIDGIRRTIDDISYTIRFTPRRPTSTWSGVNIKRVEGLSKNGLMQPAGLKAFEARKENKSGIYSYEQRSAELPAPYEKRLEQNKAAWEFFHAQPAWYRKQAFWWVVSAKKEETRLKRLETLIEESAQGRRV from the coding sequence ATGAATATCAAGTTCTTCAAATCACCCGGCGATTTTCGTAACTGGCTTCAGAAGTATCATGCTTCCACTCAAGAACTATGGGTCGGCTACTACAAGAAAGGTTCAGGGCACCCGAGCATTACCTGGCCCGAGTCTTTCGATCAAGCCCTGTGTTTTGGTTGGATTGATGGGATCAGACGGACTATCGATGACATCAGTTATACGATCCGCTTTACGCCTCGCAGACCGACAAGCACATGGAGTGGGGTCAATATCAAACGCGTCGAAGGACTGAGCAAGAACGGGCTCATGCAGCCTGCTGGGCTCAAAGCGTTTGAGGCCCGGAAAGAAAACAAATCCGGAATCTATTCCTACGAGCAAAGGAGCGCTGAGCTCCCCGCGCCTTACGAGAAGAGGCTCGAGCAAAACAAGGCGGCGTGGGAGTTCTTTCACGCTCAACCAGCCTGGTATCGAAAGCAGGCTTTTTGGTGGGTAGTGAGCGCCAAGAAGGAAGAAACAAGGCTCAAGCGGTTGGAGACGCTCATCGAAGAATCCGCCCAGGGACGAAGGGTATAG
- a CDS encoding ABC transporter ATP-binding protein, which yields MLGIKELKKTYPSGIQALKGITLDVPSGMFGLLGPNGAGKTTLMKIVATLLEPDSGTVEMNGVDLISRKDRARQMLGYLPQEFGLYPTLTAEQTLDYFAKLKGVWKREERRALIGALLERVNLSSARKQKVGEFSGGMRQRLGIAQALIGEPELIIVDEPTAGLDPEERVRFHNLLSETAGEDTVVILSTHIVSDVSNLCSQMAIIRHGEILTSCTPRHAIDGLKDSVWEAAVPREHVSALKARCQVISSQMLGGMARVRVISKGERPGEEFSPAAPALEDCYFDLVSQTNDV from the coding sequence ATGCTCGGAATAAAGGAATTGAAAAAGACTTACCCGAGCGGGATTCAGGCGCTCAAAGGAATCACGCTCGACGTTCCTTCCGGGATGTTCGGGTTGCTCGGGCCAAATGGCGCCGGCAAGACCACGTTGATGAAGATAGTGGCGACTCTGCTCGAACCGGACTCCGGCACAGTTGAGATGAACGGCGTCGACTTGATCTCTCGCAAGGATAGAGCGCGTCAGATGCTTGGCTACCTGCCGCAAGAGTTTGGGCTTTACCCTACGCTAACAGCGGAGCAGACGCTCGATTACTTCGCGAAGCTGAAGGGCGTGTGGAAGAGAGAAGAGCGTCGCGCCTTGATCGGCGCTCTCCTCGAAAGAGTAAATCTGTCATCCGCTCGCAAGCAGAAGGTCGGAGAGTTTTCGGGAGGGATGCGACAGCGACTGGGAATCGCCCAAGCTCTAATCGGTGAACCGGAGCTGATTATTGTTGACGAACCCACAGCTGGATTAGACCCGGAGGAACGAGTTCGTTTTCACAACTTGCTTTCTGAAACCGCGGGTGAAGATACCGTAGTCATCCTCTCAACTCACATTGTCTCCGACGTCTCGAACCTCTGCAGCCAGATGGCCATCATTCGACATGGCGAAATCCTCACGTCATGCACCCCGCGGCATGCTATCGACGGGCTCAAAGATTCCGTCTGGGAAGCAGCGGTGCCGCGCGAACACGTCTCGGCATTGAAGGCACGCTGCCAGGTAATCTCTTCGCAGATGTTGGGTGGAATGGCGCGCGTGAGGGTGATATCAAAGGGCGAGCGACCAGGCGAAGAGTTTAGTCCGGCAGCTCCGGCTCTCGAAGATTGCTATTTTGATTTGGTCAGTCAAACAAACGATGTCTGA
- a CDS encoding S9 family peptidase, with amino-acid sequence MKTGFRRFSSLLTVVLIITLGLPARSLAADKRMITEMDLFKFVWIADAQISPDGSRVAFLRVWVNQKADRYETALWIVSTSGGSPRQITAGPRDGAPRWSPDGKTLAFIRSPERDGRPQPQQIWLLSLEGGEAQPLTDAPRSPAGFEWSPDGKTIAFVSREDPSKEKEKPNPEDPEVKDKTPERVSDVRVITKAVYRANGGGYLNPKVHAHIWTVTVPAAAGEKPKPKQITKGNFDEGNISWSPDGSRIYFVAGRLAEPYYELPRTDLFSIARDGSDERKLLSFDGGMRDYTFSGDGKRIAFGGAQGHKPVKSYTQPDLFVVNNEAGATPKNLSAGYDFDIGGGIGGDQHAPRGGNPGGVVWSKDDRSIYVNVAEHGAANLKRIDAATGKVEALTTGNHEVVSYTATPDAAKMALVISTSTNIGDLFLLDTSAGKLTQLTRVNDELFSQLNLTDPEEIWYTSFDGKKIQAWVQKPPNFDPSKKYPFILEIHGGPHSAYGLTFTHEFQWMAAKGYVVLYTNPRGSTSYGQDFGNIIQYNYPGDDYKDLMAGVDEVVKRGYIDTRKMGVTGGSGGGVLTNWTVGQTTRFAAAVSQRSIADWSGFWYTADFWLYMPTWFRAAPWEDPADFTKRSPITYVKNITTPMMFIEGEADYRTPPNEGGEMMFRALKYRKIPTAMVRFPNESHELSRSGAPWHRIERLQHIVNWFDKYLQDKPIKIYDVE; translated from the coding sequence ATGAAAACCGGATTCCGCCGCTTCAGTTCCCTGCTTACAGTTGTGCTGATTATCACGCTCGGTCTTCCGGCGCGTTCGCTGGCTGCCGACAAGCGGATGATCACCGAGATGGATCTGTTCAAATTCGTCTGGATCGCGGATGCACAGATCTCACCCGACGGCTCGCGTGTAGCCTTTCTGCGCGTGTGGGTGAACCAGAAGGCAGATCGCTACGAGACCGCGTTGTGGATCGTTTCGACAAGCGGCGGCTCGCCGCGACAGATCACCGCCGGGCCGCGTGATGGTGCGCCCCGCTGGTCGCCCGACGGGAAGACGTTGGCTTTCATTCGCTCGCCTGAACGCGACGGCCGGCCGCAGCCGCAGCAGATTTGGCTGCTGTCGCTCGAGGGAGGCGAAGCGCAACCGCTGACCGACGCACCGCGCAGCCCGGCAGGCTTCGAGTGGTCGCCCGATGGAAAGACCATCGCCTTCGTCAGTCGAGAGGACCCCAGCAAAGAGAAGGAAAAGCCAAACCCCGAAGATCCCGAAGTCAAAGACAAAACGCCCGAGCGCGTCAGCGACGTGCGCGTGATCACCAAAGCGGTTTATCGCGCGAACGGCGGCGGCTACCTCAATCCGAAAGTTCACGCGCACATCTGGACCGTGACTGTGCCCGCCGCGGCCGGCGAAAAGCCGAAGCCAAAGCAAATCACCAAAGGCAACTTCGATGAGGGAAACATAAGCTGGTCGCCGGATGGCTCGCGGATCTACTTCGTTGCCGGCCGCTTGGCGGAGCCTTACTACGAACTGCCTCGCACCGATCTATTCTCGATTGCGCGCGATGGAAGCGATGAGCGAAAGCTGTTGAGCTTCGACGGCGGAATGCGCGACTACACGTTCAGCGGCGACGGAAAACGCATCGCGTTTGGCGGCGCGCAAGGGCACAAGCCGGTGAAATCCTACACCCAGCCTGACCTGTTCGTGGTGAACAATGAAGCAGGCGCGACGCCTAAGAACCTTAGCGCCGGCTACGATTTCGACATAGGCGGCGGCATCGGGGGAGATCAGCACGCGCCGCGCGGCGGAAATCCCGGAGGAGTCGTCTGGAGCAAGGATGACCGCTCGATTTACGTCAACGTCGCGGAGCACGGAGCTGCAAATCTGAAACGCATCGACGCGGCCACCGGCAAAGTTGAAGCGCTCACCACTGGCAATCACGAAGTCGTAAGCTACACGGCGACTCCGGATGCCGCGAAGATGGCGCTGGTGATCTCGACTTCGACCAACATCGGCGATCTGTTCCTGCTCGATACTTCAGCAGGCAAGCTGACTCAGTTGACGCGCGTCAACGATGAACTGTTTTCGCAGCTCAACCTGACCGATCCCGAAGAAATCTGGTACACGAGCTTCGACGGCAAGAAGATTCAAGCGTGGGTACAAAAGCCACCGAACTTCGATCCTTCAAAGAAGTATCCTTTCATCCTGGAAATCCACGGCGGGCCGCATTCAGCTTACGGCCTCACGTTCACACATGAATTCCAATGGATGGCAGCGAAGGGTTACGTCGTGCTTTACACGAACCCGCGCGGCAGCACCTCGTACGGGCAGGACTTCGGCAACATCATTCAGTACAACTATCCCGGCGATGACTACAAAGACTTGATGGCCGGTGTGGATGAGGTTGTAAAACGCGGCTACATCGACACCAGGAAGATGGGCGTGACCGGCGGAAGCGGCGGCGGCGTGCTGACAAACTGGACGGTCGGCCAGACCACTCGATTTGCCGCGGCGGTGTCCCAGCGTTCGATCGCCGACTGGTCGGGCTTCTGGTACACGGCGGACTTCTGGCTATACATGCCGACGTGGTTCCGGGCGGCACCGTGGGAAGACCCCGCGGATTTCACCAAGCGCTCGCCGATCACTTACGTCAAGAACATCACCACGCCGATGATGTTCATCGAAGGCGAAGCGGACTATCGCACGCCGCCCAACGAAGGCGGCGAGATGATGTTCCGGGCGTTGAAGTATCGCAAGATTCCGACGGCGATGGTGCGCTTCCCGAACGAATCGCACGAGCTGTCCCGTTCGGGCGCGCCGTGGCATCGCATCGAACGCTTGCAACACATCGTCAACTGGTTCGATAAGTATCTTCAGGACAAGCCGATCAAGATTTACGACGTGGAGTAG
- a CDS encoding alpha/beta fold hydrolase, whose product MKLRITACIMVLLAPALLLAQQKLPPAAPLLSPSLCGKGVFSFWLGDTSIGREEFEIKCLPDGSYASSGHTDFKVPGASMDLNTTLEVDKSGEPLSSTAKGTVNGQPFDQSVVVKAAVAIVTTSGASKELPFAKGTSLLGGNIFHMFQFLLARYDAARGGSQEFQVFPNMSAKVERVARDEVQATGIAASPAPSSFDRYSITVAMSNVIVWVDTKGRIATLAVPLQNFAAVLEEYSSFIPSFKAILSAKMKEAEVDYAAPAGAPFTAEEITVEAKGFTLAGTLLLPKTGKQPYPAVITITGSGQQTRDEYLPLPGLEKYRPFRQIAEALASRGIAVLRVDDRGVGKSKGGETLKASTSANFADDVRAQVDYLRERRDIDPDRIALAGHSEGGMIAPMVAASDPRIASIVLLAGPGKRGDAIIAYQVNQGLRGDPTLTEEARAKARAEQQEAMRKAIEGDASAPEAMRATWMRYFLAYDPLPAIRKVRQPILILQGELDRQVTADQAEMLEKAAREAGNRDVTARVFVGLNHLFLPAKTGAPSEYSSLSTNAIPDDVMKLLSDWLAQKLKVK is encoded by the coding sequence ATGAAACTGAGAATCACCGCGTGCATCATGGTTCTTCTCGCACCAGCGCTGCTGCTCGCGCAACAGAAGCTTCCACCCGCTGCGCCGTTGCTCTCGCCTTCGCTCTGTGGCAAAGGCGTTTTCTCGTTCTGGCTCGGCGACACGTCTATCGGCCGCGAGGAGTTCGAGATCAAATGCCTGCCGGACGGCAGCTATGCGTCGAGTGGTCACACGGATTTCAAAGTGCCCGGCGCGTCGATGGATTTGAACACGACACTAGAAGTGGACAAATCGGGCGAGCCCTTGTCCTCTACAGCGAAGGGCACGGTGAACGGCCAGCCATTCGATCAGTCCGTTGTTGTGAAAGCCGCGGTCGCCATCGTCACAACCAGCGGCGCTTCAAAGGAACTCCCTTTCGCGAAGGGAACGTCCCTTCTGGGCGGAAACATTTTTCACATGTTTCAGTTCCTACTTGCTCGCTATGACGCGGCCCGGGGAGGAAGCCAGGAGTTCCAGGTTTTTCCAAACATGAGCGCCAAAGTCGAGCGCGTCGCGCGGGACGAGGTTCAAGCCACCGGCATTGCCGCTTCGCCGGCGCCTTCGTCTTTCGATCGGTATAGCATCACGGTGGCCATGTCAAACGTCATCGTGTGGGTCGACACGAAAGGCCGCATCGCCACGCTCGCGGTCCCGTTGCAAAACTTCGCTGCGGTGCTCGAGGAATACTCGAGCTTCATCCCGTCCTTCAAGGCCATTCTCTCAGCCAAGATGAAAGAGGCGGAGGTCGATTACGCGGCCCCGGCCGGTGCACCGTTCACCGCCGAAGAAATCACGGTCGAGGCGAAGGGCTTCACGCTGGCAGGCACCCTGCTTTTGCCGAAGACCGGCAAGCAGCCCTATCCCGCGGTCATCACCATAACGGGTTCGGGTCAGCAAACGCGCGATGAATACCTGCCGCTGCCGGGCCTTGAGAAATACAGACCGTTCCGGCAGATCGCCGAAGCGCTGGCAAGCCGCGGCATAGCCGTGCTGCGCGTCGATGATCGCGGCGTCGGAAAGTCGAAAGGCGGCGAGACGCTCAAGGCCTCGACCAGCGCCAATTTTGCGGATGACGTTCGCGCGCAGGTTGATTATCTCCGCGAGCGCAGAGACATCGACCCCGATCGCATTGCGTTAGCCGGGCACAGCGAGGGCGGAATGATCGCGCCGATGGTTGCGGCGAGCGATCCGCGCATCGCGTCCATAGTGCTGCTGGCAGGACCGGGCAAGCGCGGCGACGCGATCATCGCTTATCAGGTGAATCAAGGTCTGCGGGGCGACCCAACTCTGACTGAAGAAGCCAGAGCCAAAGCCCGCGCCGAGCAGCAAGAAGCTATGCGCAAGGCAATCGAAGGCGACGCGTCGGCGCCTGAAGCAATGCGCGCGACGTGGATGAGATACTTTCTTGCTTACGATCCACTGCCGGCGATTCGAAAGGTCCGTCAGCCGATATTGATCCTGCAAGGCGAGCTTGATCGGCAGGTGACCGCTGACCAGGCGGAGATGCTTGAGAAGGCGGCGCGCGAAGCAGGCAATCGCGACGTGACCGCCCGCGTCTTCGTTGGGCTCAATCATCTGTTTCTTCCGGCGAAGACCGGCGCGCCCAGCGAATACTCTTCGCTTTCCACTAACGCGATCCCCGATGACGTGATGAAGCTGTTAAGCGATTGGCTTGCGCAAAAGCTGAAAGTGAAGTGA
- a CDS encoding alpha/beta fold hydrolase gives METPSTPGHTAPVNDIEMYYELRGEGEPLVLLHGGGGVGANWELIFKVPPQGYRLVTPDLRGHGRSTNPSMEFTFRQSALDVFALLDHLGIERFKAIGMSMGAKTLLHMATGQADRVEAMVLVSATPYFPEQARAIMREMTPNNRTDAEWQQMRQWHKHGDEQIRAIWTQANGFKDSYDDMNFTPPYLSTIAARTLIVHGDRDPLYPVNLAMEMYAAIPRSYLWVIPNGGHGPIFGEHTGSGELTHRFAETALAFLRDEWKSL, from the coding sequence ATGGAAACACCCTCGACTCCAGGGCATACCGCGCCAGTCAACGATATCGAGATGTACTACGAACTTCGCGGAGAAGGCGAGCCGCTGGTTCTTCTGCACGGCGGAGGCGGGGTAGGCGCCAATTGGGAGTTGATCTTCAAAGTCCCCCCACAGGGATACCGGCTGGTCACACCCGATCTGCGCGGCCACGGACGGTCAACCAATCCCTCAATGGAGTTCACGTTTCGCCAATCGGCTCTCGACGTGTTTGCTCTGCTGGACCATTTGGGTATCGAACGATTCAAAGCAATCGGCATGAGCATGGGGGCCAAGACCCTTCTTCATATGGCGACCGGCCAGGCGGATCGAGTCGAGGCCATGGTCCTGGTTAGTGCGACGCCGTATTTTCCCGAGCAAGCTCGAGCCATCATGCGCGAGATGACTCCCAACAATCGAACCGACGCGGAGTGGCAACAAATGAGGCAATGGCATAAGCATGGCGATGAGCAAATCCGCGCTATATGGACGCAAGCCAATGGATTCAAGGACAGCTATGATGACATGAACTTCACGCCTCCTTACCTATCGACTATTGCGGCCCGCACCTTGATTGTGCATGGCGATCGGGATCCTCTGTATCCCGTCAACCTGGCGATGGAGATGTACGCTGCAATTCCTCGCTCGTACCTTTGGGTGATTCCTAATGGCGGTCACGGCCCTATCTTTGGCGAACATACTGGAAGCGGCGAGCTAACCCACCGTTTCGCCGAGACCGCGCTGGCGTTCCTTCGCGACGAATGGAAAAGCCTCTAG
- a CDS encoding nuclear transport factor 2 family protein, with translation MERMYRDAIMQQDVAAVSRILADDFIATSSRGEIRDRAKEIDDIKPLPDYKMEAFNLDDSKVRIFVDTAIVTGRSTLQVAFRGQSSTSVFRHTRVYVKRNGRWQAVAQQLTRMPQQ, from the coding sequence ATGGAGCGTATGTACCGCGACGCAATCATGCAGCAAGATGTCGCAGCAGTCAGTCGCATCCTGGCCGATGATTTTATCGCCACGAGCAGTCGTGGCGAAATAAGAGATAGGGCGAAGGAGATAGATGACATCAAACCTTTGCCAGATTACAAGATGGAAGCCTTCAATCTTGACGACAGCAAGGTTCGCATCTTTGTTGATACAGCGATAGTCACGGGACGCTCTACGTTGCAAGTCGCCTTCAGAGGACAGAGCAGTACCAGCGTATTTCGGCACACGCGCGTCTATGTGAAACGTAACGGACGTTGGCAAGCCGTCGCTCAGCAATTGACACGTATGCCGCAACAATGA
- a CDS encoding energy transducer TonB, which produces MNRLAIVVAVLSLVGYPPAHLRAAMEPIAKPAPIALQTPLRIALIGFSRAKATGDSVALDSSFAEAFGRDSRVVLIDHSMMQPALSGIGYEGSINMSKEEARRLAAAIGCDFFIVGKAEALTRSEVKNESHEEAFAGVMIVDGRTGSLAVFFFVSEKAATREGALRAVARALGERAPGYIDSMIQIRTPGPMPALKDSGNSGDVIEDMPEEDSPRAAGFKPPQFLSRVKPGYTSEAEQADITATVEVMAVFRSNGEVGGVEITRWAGFGLDESAVAAVRQLKYAPATRDGNPVNIRAMIRYNFRRVNDVSQPQEQLVPKPPDNPERDLRQLFKPTYRRP; this is translated from the coding sequence ATGAATCGACTCGCTATCGTCGTTGCCGTTCTTTCCCTGGTCGGGTATCCGCCGGCCCACCTCCGCGCCGCGATGGAACCCATCGCTAAACCTGCGCCGATTGCGCTTCAAACCCCGCTGCGCATCGCGCTCATCGGCTTCTCTCGCGCAAAGGCAACCGGCGACTCCGTCGCCCTCGACTCCTCGTTTGCCGAAGCTTTCGGCCGCGACTCGCGCGTTGTGTTGATCGATCATTCGATGATGCAGCCGGCATTGAGCGGAATCGGCTATGAGGGTTCGATAAACATGAGCAAGGAAGAAGCGAGGAGGCTCGCCGCCGCCATCGGCTGCGACTTTTTCATTGTAGGCAAAGCTGAAGCGCTCACTCGCAGCGAGGTCAAGAACGAATCCCACGAAGAAGCGTTCGCGGGAGTGATGATTGTTGACGGGAGGACGGGTTCGCTTGCGGTCTTCTTTTTCGTCTCGGAAAAGGCGGCGACGCGGGAAGGCGCCTTGCGCGCAGTTGCGAGAGCACTGGGTGAACGCGCCCCCGGGTACATCGATTCCATGATTCAAATCCGCACGCCGGGTCCGATGCCGGCTCTAAAGGATTCGGGCAACTCTGGTGATGTCATCGAAGATATGCCAGAAGAAGACTCGCCTCGCGCGGCCGGTTTCAAACCACCGCAGTTCCTCAGCCGAGTTAAGCCCGGTTATACAAGCGAAGCAGAGCAGGCGGATATCACGGCTACCGTGGAGGTGATGGCTGTCTTTCGTTCGAATGGAGAAGTTGGGGGCGTTGAGATAACTCGATGGGCCGGCTTCGGGTTGGACGAATCGGCAGTCGCGGCCGTACGACAACTGAAATACGCGCCCGCGACGCGAGATGGCAATCCCGTTAACATCCGCGCGATGATCCGCTACAACTTCCGTCGAGTGAACGATGTCTCTCAACCTCAAGAGCAACTCGTTCCAAAGCCGCCGGATAACCCCGAGCGCGACCTGCGACAGCTCTTCAAACCAACCTATCGCCGCCCGTAG